The DNA sequence CGGTGTAGCTGCCGACCAGCTCCAAATCTGGGTAACAGGAAAGCAATTCCGCCAATTCCCGCAGCAGAGGCGCTTCATCATCTACCAAAATAATTCGCATCACATACCTCCTCATAGGGTATTTTAAGAATTACCGTTGTACCTTCGCCTTTTATGCTTTCTATTTCAAGGGCTGCGCCCTGGTATGCCTTCAGCCTGCGCTGGATGTTTTTCAATCCCACACCGTCGCCTTCACCACGGCGTATGCTCTCCAACCGGGCTTGTGGAATGCCTATGCCATTATCCTCCACCTGAATCACAACAAAACTGCCTCTTCGATGAACGCCCAAAGACACAAGCCCGCCCTCTGTACGTTTTAAAATGCCGTGGCGGACAGCATTCTCCACCACCGGCTGAAGGCACAGAAGGGGAACCATAGCATCAAGATTTTTCTCAATAGCATATTCGATCTGCAACAAGTTCTCAAACCGTGCCCGCTCAATGGCAAGGTATGCCTTAACCGTGTTGATTTCCTCAGAAAGTGGGATTTGGCCATCCTGTGTTTTAAAATGAAAGCTGCCCCGCAGATAATCGGTCAGGTTATAAAGAAGATTTTTCGCTTCCTGGGGCTTCTGCATTATTTGCGCAGCAATTACGCTGAGAGAATTATAGAGGAAGTGAGGGTTAATCTGTGCCCGCAGAAAGGCAATCTCAGCATCCTGCGCTTGTTGCATGGAGATACGCAGGTGCGCTACCGTGCTGCGGTATTCAACAGACAAATAAACGGTCATCACAACCGTAAAAAGCAGGATATATATTTGTAGAAAGCCAGAGCTTTCCTTGCGGCCCACCGCAAATAGGATAGCATCTATAGAATACAGATTGATTGGCAGCAATGCGGCGAACAGTAAAAACCCACTGGATTCCCTGATACAAAAATAAGCGGATCGTATGAGCAGCCCCAGCAGAACAACTGTATTCAAGAGCATCATGGCTCCGGAAAGCTTATGATACATATAGAGGGGGAGCACAAGAATTGCCACCAGATAACAAGCGTATATCAGCGAAACGATGATTGCCAGCCGCAGGGGGAGAAACCCGGCTTTGCATTTATAAAAAATCCACAGCAGCACAATAAAGCATGCGAACAGCAGGATATCTTTGAGCTTAAAGGCTAAGGTGAAGGGGATATCCGGCAAAAGCATGAGCACGGAGCGCTGATCTGCCAGCCCATTTCCCAGAGCAAACGAAACGCAAAATAGAGAAAAAAGAAGAAGCTGGGAATTCCTTAGAACACCATCCCAGGTAACGAAAAAGAAAATCAGGTATAGCAGGGCAAGGGTGCACAACACCGCAAAAATTAAAAGCGCTGTTAAATGCTTTCGCTGGTGTTCCAGCATTAGGAATCTATCCAGTCCCAGCTCCAAGGAAGCAGGAATGCCTGAATTTATGTATTCATAATTGGCCGCCTGCACAATGATTTCAACAGTTCCGCCATTATGCTCAAAAAAGCCAACCTTCGGTGTGTTGCCAGAGCGATATTCCGCAGCTGTCTTTGCGGGGATACCATCGGACAGCAGCTCCTGACCGTTGACATACACCCGGCTGGAAAAGCGGACATTAACCTTTTTCAGTGCCAGCATGCCCTGATACGGTATATCTTCCAGTATAAGCCGATAGGTGGCACAGCCAAAGATGGGCAATTTTTCACCCTGTATCTTTTTTTCGTTCCACAGGGAGGGTACCTGCATATATGCATCGGGAACTGGGGCGTTCCTCTCAAAATCCTCCGGTGTCAGCAGCTGATTCCAGTAGAACTCCCACTCGCCGTCCAGGCGGATAATTGGGCTGCGGGAAATATCCCATGGGGCGGCACTCAATTTTCCTTGACGGGCCACAAAGTCCGGCTGCGGTGTTCCCCCCTTATTCCAAATAAAAGGCAGCAGGAGGAACAGCAGCCCGATTAACATAAAAAGAAAAATGAAAGTGCGTTTTCTCATATTGAATTCCTCAACGAAAGGCTTCTGGGTTTATTGCCTGTTTTCTATAGCGGCACATCGTTTGCATCCACAGTCAAAAGCACTTCTCTGGTATAATCACCGCAAAGAGCAGAAAAAGGATGATCCCGAATGGAATAGGATAAAGCCAAGTATAGCATAAATAGCAGCAGCCTGAAACACCTCGCCGGAGGAATCAAAAAGATAAAGGATAAAAAAGAGACACGGTTTGCAGCCTTTGATAGAATGAAGTCACAACACACCATTCTGAAAGGAGACAGCAAAACCATGTTTGAGAAAATTGTACAGTTAAATGAGAAAGCAATCAAGGGGCTAATTAAAGAATTGGTTCGGGGAGTGTGGAGGAAACTCTCAACGGCCT is a window from the Oscillospiraceae bacterium MB08-C2-2 genome containing:
- a CDS encoding histidine kinase, encoding MRKRTFIFLFMLIGLLFLLLPFIWNKGGTPQPDFVARQGKLSAAPWDISRSPIIRLDGEWEFYWNQLLTPEDFERNAPVPDAYMQVPSLWNEKKIQGEKLPIFGCATYRLILEDIPYQGMLALKKVNVRFSSRVYVNGQELLSDGIPAKTAAEYRSGNTPKVGFFEHNGGTVEIIVQAANYEYINSGIPASLELGLDRFLMLEHQRKHLTALLIFAVLCTLALLYLIFFFVTWDGVLRNSQLLLFSLFCVSFALGNGLADQRSVLMLLPDIPFTLAFKLKDILLFACFIVLLWIFYKCKAGFLPLRLAIIVSLIYACYLVAILVLPLYMYHKLSGAMMLLNTVVLLGLLIRSAYFCIRESSGFLLFAALLPINLYSIDAILFAVGRKESSGFLQIYILLFTVVMTVYLSVEYRSTVAHLRISMQQAQDAEIAFLRAQINPHFLYNSLSVIAAQIMQKPQEAKNLLYNLTDYLRGSFHFKTQDGQIPLSEEINTVKAYLAIERARFENLLQIEYAIEKNLDAMVPLLCLQPVVENAVRHGILKRTEGGLVSLGVHRRGSFVVIQVEDNGIGIPQARLESIRRGEGDGVGLKNIQRRLKAYQGAALEIESIKGEGTTVILKIPYEEVCDANYFGR